The region TTGTACAATGATTTTAAGCGGCGAAAGAGCCTAACCATCTCTGGAGCTTCGTGGTAGCGGACGCGGAACACGTAAACTTTCCGGGTCAAGAGAAATAGCCAAGGTGGAACCTCCTGAACGATCGGGACCGAGGCACGCACGTCATACATCGTACTGCGTGCTTTTATTAATTCAAAAAAGGAGGCAATTGTGAGTGAAGAACAATTATATGCGATGCGACATAGTTTAGCGCATGTTATGGCTGCTAGTGTAAAGCGATTATGGCCGGAAGCCAAATTTGGCGTTGGACCGGTGGTCGAGGATGGTTTTTATTATGACATTGATCTTGGTAGCGTAAAAATAAGCGAGCAAGATTTCAATAAAATTGAAGCAATGATGCGACGTATTATTGCTGAAGACCAAGATTTTGTGCGCGAAAAACGTCCGATTGACGACGCGATCGTTTGGGCGAAGGAATCGCAACAGCCATACAAAGAAGAATTACTGAACGATCTTAAGCGTTCTGGCACAACAGTGGCGAAAGATTTAGACGCCGCTGAGATGGGTACGATCGCTGATGGCGACGCGGCTGTGAAGGAGGTGACTTTCTACACAAACGGCGATTTTACCGATTTGTGCCGCGGTCCACATGTGGCAAATACGCAGGAGATCGGTGCGTTTAAGCTGATGCGTGTAGCGGGGGCGTATTGGCGTGGTAACGAAAAGAATCCGCAAATGCAGCGATTGTATGGTATCGCATTTGCGACGCAGGCAGAGCTGGATGAATATTTGGAGCGTTTAGAGCTTGCGAAGCAGCGCGACCATCGTAAGCTCGGTAAAGAATTGGATTTGTACACGATGTCGCCGCTAGTTGGCATTGGGTTGCCAATGTTTACGCCGCGCGGCACGGTCTTGCGTGATATAGTAGCACAGTACTCGAATCAACTACGACAAAAATATGGTTTTCAGAAAGTTTGGACGCCGCATATCACAAAAAAAGATTTATATGAAAAATCTGGTCATTGGGCTAAATTTGGCGATGAGTTATTTTTGGTGAAAAGCCAGGAAACGAGCGATCAGATGGCGCTGAAGCCGATGAACTGTCCGCATCATACGCAGATTTTCGCATCAAAGCCGCGTAGCTACCGTGATATGCCGGTGCGCTTTTTAGAAACGACAACTGACTATCGTGATGAAAAGACTGGTGAACTTGGTGGCTTGAGTCGAGTACGTTCACTGACGCAAGATGACAGCCATGTTTTCTGTCGACCAGACCAGATTGAGCAGGAGATTAATAATCTTTTGGCGGCAGCGCGAGAGTTGTATGGGCAAATTAACATGAAATTACGTGTGCGGTTGAGCTACCGCGATGAATCGGATGGATATCTGGGCGAGCGTGCTTTATGGAATTCGGCACAAGCACAGCTCAAGGCTGCTGTTGTTGCAAATGGGTTAGACTATTTTGAGCAAGATGGCGAGGCTGCATTCTATGGTCCAAAGATAGACTTCATGGCGACGGATGCAATTGGTCGTGAGCATCAAGTTGCAACTGTTCAGCTTGATTTCGTTCAGCCGGAGCGGTTTGAACTAGAGTATGCAACAGATGATGGTAAATTTACAACACCTGTCATGATTCATTGTGCGCTTTTAGGTTCAATAGAGCGGTTCTTAAGTGTATTTATTGAGCATACTGGTGGTTGGTTTCCGTTTTGGGCAGCGCCAGAGCAAATACGTATTCTGACAATTAATGAAACAGTCACAGATTACGTAGACGAAATAACAACGATACTGCGCGAAATTGTACTGATGGCGCCAATAAAATATAATGAAGTAAGATTTACAGTAGACACGCGCAATGAATCACTGGGCAAGAAAATACGAGAGGCGACAGCTATGAAAGTTCCAGTTCAGCTTATTGTTGGGCCAAAGGACAAGAGCGCACGGCAAGTTAGTGTTCGTACACGGGACAGTGAGCAAAAAATTGCACTTGATGAGCTGAAGACATACATCAAGAAACTCTAAGAGGACATGCGATGATGATAGAAGGTCTGTATGTCCAGTGTCGGCGAATGTGATGGGTGATAATCAGCTGCCAATTGCAAGTTTGCGCGATCGCGTTTATGCGCTGATGTCTGAGTTACCGAACGATAAAGTTACGACTTATGGTGATTTAGCGGCGTTAGCTGGATATCCATATGCAGCGCGACGTGTTGGTGAAATTGCACATGGCGGTCCGACTAATTTGCCGTGGCATCGTTTAGTGAACGCAAAAGGTGGGCTAGCGATTGGCTTTCCGGAAGGGCGAGTGGCGCAGAAACAGTTACTTGCCCAGGATGGTATAGTCTGTGATGAGCGTTGGCATGTGATTGAATTTGAGGAGCGACGATGGCGACCAGAACTGTGAACGAGGCTCCACTCGTCGTAATCGTTGGTCCGACAGCAAGTGGTAAGACGGGTTTAGCAATTAAGGTTGCTCAGCGGTTTAGAGGTGAAATAATCTCCGCAGATTCTCGAGCGATATATCGCGGGCTTGACATTGGAACGGCAAAGCCGAGTATGAAAGAGCGCGACGGGGTCGCACATTGGGGTTTTGACTTAGTGAACCCTGGTGAGCGATTTACGGCTGCAGATTTTAAGCATTACGCCGATGCGAAAATAACTGACATACGATTACGAGGCAAAGTGCCGATTTTAGTTGGGGGGACAGGGTTGTATGTTGACAGTGTTGTTTATGACTATACATTCACGGCTGTATCAAATGATTTAGAGCTACGCGCAAAATTTGAGAAAAAATCTCTTGCAGAGCTACAAAATTATTGTAATAAGTACAATATTAAATTACCGGAGAATAATAAAAATAGGCGATATGTCATTAATGCAATCATTCGAAAGGGCGCTCTACCGCAGAAGAATACTGATAAATATAAAGACAAGATACTAGTCGGAATAATGACGGATAAAGCTACGCTTAAAGAAAGAATAAGAAATCGTGCAAAAACCATTGTAAATGATGCTACGATAAATGAAGCGATACAGGCAGCACGAACTTGGGGTTGGGACAATGAAGCTATGACTGGAAATATCTATCCGCTGGTTCGAAAGCATGTAGCGGGAGAACTGACACGCAGTGAACTAGAAGAAAAATTTTGTACGCTTGATTGGCGTTTAGCAAAACGACAACTGACATGGCTGCGTCGTAATTCTGAAATAGCATGGTGCGATCTTGAGCATGCGTACAGTTATATTGCTCAACGGTTGGCTGATAGATAGTGGCCGTGGTACTATAGAGTAAGAGATTTGATCATGATTGATGCATTATTTGGTTCAAAAACTCGTGTAAAGTTACTCTATTTATTCCTTAACAACCCAGGGCAAGCGTTTTATGTGCGTGAAATTACGCGGTTGATTGGCGAACAAATCAACTCTGTGCGAAGAGAGCTTGCAAATATGCTTGAGGTGGGTATTGTCGCGAGTAATAATATGGACAACAAGCTGTACTATGAAGTAAATCAGCGGTATGAGTATTACGTGCCGATGCGTGCTATATTTGCAGGGCAGACGTCAAAATCGGCTGCAAATGAAGCGCAAGCGGAAGTGTACGAAGATATTATTCGCCGTACAGCCGGTGTCCGTGTTGCTATTGTAGCGGGGATCCTGGTAAGCGGGTCTGTGAGTAAAGTTGATTTACTGATGGCAGGCGCTATCTCGCGCGCTAAGATTAAATCAATTGTCTCAACGATTGAGCAGGCAGTGGGGCGTGAGATTACTTATAGCGTGCTCTCGTATGACGAGCTATACTATAGATTGAGCGTTCACGATAAATTTATTAGTGATATGCTGAATAATAAGCACCGTGTCATTGTCGACACTGGCAATATTATAAAAACAGAGCGGCAGTAAAGGAGGCGAGATGTTTGATATTGAATATAAGGGTGGAAATGCGGTCGTTATTGCAAGTAAAAAAACGTCGCTAGTCGTAGATCCGAAAGTGTCATTGCTTGGGTTAAAAGATTTAAAGGTAAAGGATTTAGTTGAATTTGTCACTGAATCTCGTTTTGCAACTGGTAAGAGTGATGCACAAGTTATTATAAATAGCCCTGGCGAGTACGAGGTTGGCGACTTTACGATCATTGGTATTGCTGCGACGCGTCATATTGATACCCCTGGCGACGAAAAACATTCAACGATTTACCGTGTTGAGTGTGGCGAAGTATCGCTGGGAATTATTGGGAATATCGCACCCGGGCTAAGCGATGAGCAGCTTGAAGCGCTTGGTGTGATTGATATTTTAATCGTGCCTGTTGGTGGCGGCGGATATACACTTGATGCAACAAGTGCTGTTTCAATTGTTCGAGCGATTGATCCGAAGATTGTTATACCAGTTCATTATCGTGATGCCGCCCTTCAGTATGAAGTTCCGCAAGATGAAGTTGAAACGTTTATTAAAGAGCTAGGCGCTCCGGTTGATAATGTAACCAAATTCAAAGTTAAAAATGATAGCTCATTGCCGTCGGTTTTAACGACGGTGGTAGTTGCGCGCAGCTAATATGTCTTGAGTTCTGCATGCTTTTAATACAAAACACCCCTATAGTAAGAGGGGTGTTTTGTATTTCCGTAAAATATAGAAAAGAGGCTATTTTACTGGTTGCGCAATAATACCTTTCTTCTTGAGCGTACGGATTGCATGTGTAGAAAGCGTCATCGTTACTTTCTGCCCGTTAACAACAAACGTCTTTTTTTGAAGATTCGGTTTAAAAACGCGTTTAGTGCGACGCAAAGAAAAACTTACGTTATGACCGAATTGTTTACCTTTGCCGGTTAATTCGCAGCGTGATGCCATATTTTTCCACTTCTTATAATTAGTTGATATCAATCTTTTTTAGTATACGCTAGTTTTGGTCTTGCGTCAAGGACTGTTACAATAAGGGGCATGGATTTTGGTAACGTTATTGCTGTTTTGGTAATTATTTTTGTATCGATGACACTCCATGAGTTGATGCATGGAATTGTTGCCCATAGACTTGGCGACGATACGGCGCGCCTCATGGGGCGCTTAACGCTAAATCCGTTTAGGCATATTGATCCTATTATGACAATTGCGCTTCCGGTGATGATTATTTTTACAAATGCATTAACAGGAGCGGCTATGCCAGTTTTTGGCGGTGCGAAACCTGTGCCATTTAATCCTGAGAATCTAAAATATGGCGAATGGGGAATTGCAATGGTGGCGGCGAGCGGGCCGTTGGTGAATTTATTGCTCGCGTTTATATCGTATGCAATAGCGGCTTATGTAGGCGATGGAAATGCGGTAGGAAAACTATTGGCTACTTCAGTAGCTGTTAATTTAGGTTTTTTTGCTTTCAATATTATTCCGATTCCGCCGCTTGATGGCTCGCGAGTCTTTTACGTAATAGCTCCCGACTTTATTCGTCGATTTTTCGAAGTAGCGGAGCAATATGGTATAGTGCTTGTCTATATTGCAGTACTTGTTTTATCACCGGTTTTGACGGTTTATATGCAAGCCGTTATTTACGGGTGTGCCAGCCTGTTCTCTTTGGTTATATAGAAATCACATGATATACTAAGGTCAGCCTCTCTTGGGCGTATATGATTTTCCTAACATCATACGATAGGGACTCTAATACCGTTATTCCCGTGGGAATAACGTGCGGAGACCCACCTTTGCAACAGCAGGGGAATATCAATCGTTTAAGAGGGGCTTTAATGATATAATAAGTAATGGCAGATTATCGGATAATCGCTCGCTTGGTTATAGCGAGAGGAAAGTCCGGGCAGTATAGAGCATGGCAGTCGCTAACGGCGACCGGAGGTGACTCTAGGGAAAGTGCCACAGAAACGAAACCGCTATCTCAAACCTAGCTAGGCGACCGATAGTAAGGGTGAAAGGAGCGAGGTAAGAGCTCGCAGCGACGCACGGTGACGTGCGGAGGAGGTAAACCCTGTCAACTGCAAGGAGGCATGTCTATAGAATTGCTCGTTCGGGCGTGCCGCTATCCGCTTGAATTATTCAGCAATGAATAATCTAGATAGATGATTATCCTCGACAGAACCCGGCTTACAGATGACCTGCCAACTAAAAAGACCGTATTTGCTACGGCCTTTTTAACTTTGTCCGATCAAGCTATTTTGTAACTTGCTTGACAATAGCAGCAAATGCCTTTGGTTCGTTTACTGCTAATTCCGCAAGTATTTTGCGATCAATTCCTACATTGGCAGCGCGTAAATCGGCAATGAGCTTACCGTACGTCGTACCGTTCTCGCGAGCAGCGGCGTTGATGCGGGTGATCCAGAGACCGCGAAGATCGCGCCGTTTATTGCGGCGATCTCGGTATGCATATTGTAGCGATCTGATAACGGCTTGTTTCGCAAGCCGAAAACTGCGTGTACGGTTGTGCTGCATGCCTTTTGCAGCTTTGATGATTTTTTTATGCTTTGCTGAAGCAGTAACTCCTCGTTTAACTCGCATAATCCTATACTCCCAGTGCTCGTTTTACGTTTTTCGCCATGCCGCCTTTAACAATAGCGGTAGTTTTGATATTACGCTTGCGCGATTTGCTCTTCTTAGAGAGCATATGATTTCCGAACGCACGGCGACGGATGAGTTTGCCGGTACTGGTTAGCTTAATGCGCTTAGCAGTGCCCTTGTGGGTCTTTATCTTTGGCATTATTTACTCCTTATTACGATGCTGAGGTTACGCCCAGCCATCACTGGTTTCTGTTCAAGTATTGCCTCATCTTGCAGCTGTTCAAAAACTTTGTTTATGAGTTCGTATCCCAGCTCTTTGTGCGCCATCTCGCGTCCGCGGAAGAACATCAAAATTTTTACTTTGTGTCCTTCTTTGAGAAATGAGCGGATTTTCCGTAACTTTATTTCTAGATCATTGCTACCGATCTTTAAGCCGAAACGCATTTGTTTTAGTTCGCTAGCTTTACCGTTGCGTCGAGCTTTTTGTTGCTCTTTCATCTTCTGGTATTGATACTTTCCCCAGTCAATGATTTTTGCAACAGGCGGATCGGCTTTTGGTGAAATCTCCACTAAGTCAACCCCTGCCTGCCGCGCAGCATTAAGTGCGTCTGTGCGGCTCATGACACCAAGTTGCGTCCCAGTTGTGTCTATGACACGAAGCTCTTTTGCTCGAATGGTATCATTGATACGAATTTTCGTATTGATTGCAATCTCCTTTAAAATTACGTTAATGAGGTAACACTCGCACCCTATATTATCAGAGGTGGGGTAAAAATTCAAGCGCTACATTTGTCTATATTGCAGTGCTTCCGCAATGTGGCTCGCGGTGATGTTGTCTGAGCTGTCAAGGTCGGCAATTGTGCGCGCAACACGGATGACTTTGAAATAGCCGCGCGGACTCAGCTTGAGCGCATCAGACGCTTTTCTGAGTAAAATAGTTGATTCGTTGTTAAGTTTTGCAAATCGTGAAATTTCTCTATTTGTTAGATTATTGTTGTATTTGCCACTACGGTTATATCTGTTATTTTGAATATTTATCGCATTTTGAATCATTTTTTTCGCCAAAGATTGTTGATTTTTTGACGACGAATTTGAGGATAATAGTGAATCGTTTGATATGCGCGATACGTGGACGGTGAGATCAATACGATCAAGCAGGGGTCCAGAAAGGCGTTTTTGATAATGTTCAATTTGAGTTACCGAACAGGTGCATTCTCGTGCGGTATCGCCATAGTACCCGCATGGACATGGGTTCATTGTCGCGACAAGCATAAAATTAGCGGGGTAGGTAGCTCGTCCTCCAGATCGAGTGACAGTGACAATATGATCTTCAAGCGGCTGGCGAAGCGATTCAAGCGTCGATCGGGTGAACTCTGGTATTTCATCAAGATATAGAACGCCGAGGTGAGCAAGGCTTATTTCGCCGGGCTTAGGGCGTGGTCCACCGCCCATAAGCGAAGTGCGGCTTGCGGTATGATGCGGCGATCGAAATGGTCGCGTCGTGATGATATTGTCAGTCGCTGATCCTTCAAGGCTATATAGCTTTGTCACCTCAAGCTGTTCGTTGATTGACAATGGCGGTAAAAGACTTGGTAGTGTTTTTGCGAGCATTGATTTACCAGCGCCGGGTGTGCCAGAAAGCAGCAGGTTGTGGTGGCCTGCGGCTGCGATAACGAGTGCTCTTTTTGCTTGCTCTTGACCGAGAATGTCGTCAAGCGTCGTGCTGTCGTTTGATGTGCTGTTGTGATGAACGGGTGATGCTGTGCGCTGTATGGGCGTGATAAGCGATTCTTTTTTCAGGTGTAGATATAACTGTTTTAATGAATCAACAGGTATAATTGTAATGTCGGCAACAAGCGCTGCCTGTTCGGCATTTTTTGTCGGAAGATATATTGTTTTTACATGAGCGTTTCGTGCAATTTCGATAATGCTAATTGCGCCAGAAGTGGGACGAATAGATCCATCAAGTGCAAGTTCGCCGGCAAAAAGGCTATTAGCTATATCCGTTTGCGCCAGCTGCCCGCTTGATAGCAGAATTGCTAGGGCAATCGGAAGGTCATAGTGCGTGCCATCTTTGGGAAGCTCGGCGGGCGCGAGATTAACAGTGATGCGCTTAGCTGGATATTCAAGTAAGGAATTTGATATGGCGCTTTTGACTCGCTCTTTTGCTTCGTCGATCGCTTTGTTGCCGAGCCCGACAATTTGTATGCCCGGCAAGCCTTTTGTCGCGTCGCTCTCAACCTCCACAACACTACCATCAAAGCCAATAGGCGCAGCAGTTAATACTTTCGCAAACATACCCATTTACATAAAGTTAACCATATTGCTTTTGGTATGTAAATAGTGGTATAATAGGACAAACGCGGGGCTGATATAGCGTTCGACATTTGGACTTTAACAGGCTGTTTTGCGTACCGATTTCTGACGTAATCAGAATTAGTAATTGCAACATTTGCAAAGAAAGCAAAAGCATTTGTCGCATCATTGATGCCGAAGCAAACTGCTTTTGCGCTTGCTGCGTAATATACTGCAGCCATGCTTAGTTCCGATGCTTGCTAGAAACTAAGTGTGTCATATTCTGCAAGATCGATTCATACGCATCCGCTTGAGTGCGGTGAATTTAAATTTTTCAGCTCGTAGTAGTTGTATGTTTGTTTGGCTTCCGGGCAGCTACTGTGGTTATTGTAAAAACCAAACTATGTGCGTAGACGAACAGCGTGTTACCAAATGGACCCGGGGGCGGTACCCGGCAGCTCCACCATGTAAGATTAGCGACCAATTGGGTCGTATTTTTTATTGCGTGGAATTAAAAACAACCACCTGCGAGTAGTGGTTGTTTTATCGTGGAGTTTTCGGAAATATGTTTATTTTTGGTTCTTGCACAATTTTTTTGCTCAAGAACTACCCCTATAATATGACGGAAAAGTGCTTGTGTCAATAACTTTTTGGAATTTAATCAAGTAAAAAATACCACAAATTATAGCAGCTGTTCTTGGTGTGATTTTGAAACTTTATTTCTAGGGCGGGGCGAGGACGGCGACAGTGATAATTAACTGATACCTATCTTCATAATGAGAAAAATGTTAGCATCTCGGTTGTGCTATAGGTTTGAGGATTGGATTG is a window of Candidatus Saccharimonadaceae bacterium ML1 DNA encoding:
- a CDS encoding site-2 protease family protein, with product MDFGNVIAVLVIIFVSMTLHELMHGIVAHRLGDDTARLMGRLTLNPFRHIDPIMTIALPVMIIFTNALTGAAMPVFGGAKPVPFNPENLKYGEWGIAMVAASGPLVNLLLAFISYAIAAYVGDGNAVGKLLATSVAVNLGFFAFNIIPIPPLDGSRVFYVIAPDFIRRFFEVAEQYGIVLVYIAVLVLSPVLTVYMQAVIYGCASLFSLVI
- a CDS encoding Magnesium chelatase, which gives rise to MGMFAKVLTAAPIGFDGSVVEVESDATKGLPGIQIVGLGNKAIDEAKERVKSAISNSLLEYPAKRITVNLAPAELPKDGTHYDLPIALAILLSSGQLAQTDIANSLFAGELALDGSIRPTSGAISIIEIARNAHVKTIYLPTKNAEQAALVADITIIPVDSLKQLYLHLKKESLITPIQRTASPVHHNSTSNDSTTLDDILGQEQAKRALVIAAAGHHNLLLSGTPGAGKSMLAKTLPSLLPPLSINEQLEVTKLYSLEGSATDNIITTRPFRSPHHTASRTSLMGGGPRPKPGEISLAHLGVLYLDEIPEFTRSTLESLRQPLEDHIVTVTRSGGRATYPANFMLVATMNPCPCGYYGDTARECTCSVTQIEHYQKRLSGPLLDRIDLTVHVSRISNDSLLSSNSSSKNQQSLAKKMIQNAINIQNNRYNRSGKYNNNLTNREISRFAKLNNESTILLRKASDALKLSPRGYFKVIRVARTIADLDSSDNITASHIAEALQYRQM
- a CDS encoding MGMT family protein; the encoded protein is MGDNQLPIASLRDRVYALMSELPNDKVTTYGDLAALAGYPYAARRVGEIAHGGPTNLPWHRLVNAKGGLAIGFPEGRVAQKQLLAQDGIVCDERWHVIEFEERRWRPEL
- the rpmI gene encoding 50S ribosomal protein L35, whose product is MPKIKTHKGTAKRIKLTSTGKLIRRRAFGNHMLSKKSKSRKRNIKTTAIVKGGMAKNVKRALGV
- the miaA gene encoding tRNA (adenosine(37)-N6)-dimethylallyltransferaseMiaA translates to MATRTVNEAPLVVIVGPTASGKTGLAIKVAQRFRGEIISADSRAIYRGLDIGTAKPSMKERDGVAHWGFDLVNPGERFTAADFKHYADAKITDIRLRGKVPILVGGTGLYVDSVVYDYTFTAVSNDLELRAKFEKKSLAELQNYCNKYNIKLPENNKNRRYVINAIIRKGALPQKNTDKYKDKILVGIMTDKATLKERIRNRAKTIVNDATINEAIQAARTWGWDNEAMTGNIYPLVRKHVAGELTRSELEEKFCTLDWRLAKRQLTWLRRNSEIAWCDLEHAYSYIAQRLADR
- the thrS gene encoding threonine--tRNA ligase; protein product: MSEEQLYAMRHSLAHVMAASVKRLWPEAKFGVGPVVEDGFYYDIDLGSVKISEQDFNKIEAMMRRIIAEDQDFVREKRPIDDAIVWAKESQQPYKEELLNDLKRSGTTVAKDLDAAEMGTIADGDAAVKEVTFYTNGDFTDLCRGPHVANTQEIGAFKLMRVAGAYWRGNEKNPQMQRLYGIAFATQAELDEYLERLELAKQRDHRKLGKELDLYTMSPLVGIGLPMFTPRGTVLRDIVAQYSNQLRQKYGFQKVWTPHITKKDLYEKSGHWAKFGDELFLVKSQETSDQMALKPMNCPHHTQIFASKPRSYRDMPVRFLETTTDYRDEKTGELGGLSRVRSLTQDDSHVFCRPDQIEQEINNLLAAARELYGQINMKLRVRLSYRDESDGYLGERALWNSAQAQLKAAVVANGLDYFEQDGEAAFYGPKIDFMATDAIGREHQVATVQLDFVQPERFELEYATDDGKFTTPVMIHCALLGSIERFLSVFIEHTGGWFPFWAAPEQIRILTINETVTDYVDEITTILREIVLMAPIKYNEVRFTVDTRNESLGKKIREATAMKVPVQLIVGPKDKSARQVSVRTRDSEQKIALDELKTYIKKL
- the rplT gene encoding 50S ribosomal protein L20; translated protein: MRVKRGVTASAKHKKIIKAAKGMQHNRTRSFRLAKQAVIRSLQYAYRDRRNKRRDLRGLWITRINAAARENGTTYGKLIADLRAANVGIDRKILAELAVNEPKAFAAIVKQVTK
- a CDS encoding Zn-dependent hydrolase, with product MFDIEYKGGNAVVIASKKTSLVVDPKVSLLGLKDLKVKDLVEFVTESRFATGKSDAQVIINSPGEYEVGDFTIIGIAATRHIDTPGDEKHSTIYRVECGEVSLGIIGNIAPGLSDEQLEALGVIDILIVPVGGGGYTLDATSAVSIVRAIDPKIVIPVHYRDAALQYEVPQDEVETFIKELGAPVDNVTKFKVKNDSSLPSVLTTVVVARS
- the rpmB gene encoding 50S ribosomal protein L28, whose translation is MASRCELTGKGKQFGHNVSFSLRRTKRVFKPNLQKKTFVVNGQKVTMTLSTHAIRTLKKKGIIAQPVK
- a CDS encoding Transcriptional regulator, which produces MIDALFGSKTRVKLLYLFLNNPGQAFYVREITRLIGEQINSVRRELANMLEVGIVASNNMDNKLYYEVNQRYEYYVPMRAIFAGQTSKSAANEAQAEVYEDIIRRTAGVRVAIVAGILVSGSVSKVDLLMAGAISRAKIKSIVSTIEQAVGREITYSVLSYDELYYRLSVHDKFISDMLNNKHRVIVDTGNIIKTERQ
- a CDS encoding Translation initiation factor IF-3, yielding MSRTDALNAARQAGVDLVEISPKADPPVAKIIDWGKYQYQKMKEQQKARRNGKASELKQMRFGLKIGSNDLEIKLRKIRSFLKEGHKVKILMFFRGREMAHKELGYELINKVFEQLQDEAILEQKPVMAGRNLSIVIRSK